A DNA window from Centroberyx gerrardi isolate f3 chromosome 5, fCenGer3.hap1.cur.20231027, whole genome shotgun sequence contains the following coding sequences:
- the cdk2 gene encoding cyclin-dependent kinase 2 codes for MESFQKVEKIGEGTYGVVYKAKNKVTGETVALKKIRLDTETEGVPSTAIREISLLKELSHPNIVKLRDVIHTENKLYLVFEFLHQDLKKFMDSSSVTGIPLPLVKSYLFQLLQGLAFCHSHRVLHRDLKPQNLLINAQGEIKLADFGLARAFGVPVRTYTHEVVTLWYRAPEILLGCKYYSTAVDIWSLGCIFAEMITRRALFPGDSEIDQLFRIFRTLGTPDEAGWPGVTSMPDYKPSFPKWARQDLSKVVPLLDEDGRELLGQMLNYDPNKRLSAKNALVHRFFRDVTMPVPHLRL; via the exons ATGGAGTCGTTTCAGAAAGTAGAAAAGATAGGGGAGGGGACGTATGGAGTGGTGTACAAAGCAAAGAACAAAGTCACGGGAGAAACTGTTGCCCTCAAGAAAATCAGGCTAGACAC TGAAACAGAGGGTGTACCCAGCACTGCCATCCGAGAGATTTCACTCCTCAAAGAACTCAGTCACCCAAATATTGTCAA ACTGCGTGATGTCATCCACACCGAGAACAAGCTCTACCTTGTTTTTGAGTTCCTCCATCAGGACCTAAAGAAGTTCATGGACTCCTCCTCTGTCACTGGTATCCCTCTGCCTCTGGTTAAG AGTTACCTTTTCCAGCTGCTGCAGGGCCTGGCCTTCTGCCACTCTCACAGGGTTCTCCATCGAGACCTGAAGCCCCAGAACCTCCTCATCAATGCCCAGGGTGAGATCAAGCTGGCTGACTTTGGCCTGGCGAGGGCCTTCGGGGTGCCTGTCCGCACATACACTCACGAG GTGGTAACACTATGGTACCGAGCACCAGAAATTCTCCTGGGCTGCAAATACTACTCCACAGCTGTAGACATCTGGAGCCTGGGGTGCATCTTTGCTGAAATG ATCACCAGGAGGGCCTTGTTCCCGGGCGACTCGGAGATAGATCAGCTATTCCGAATCTTCCGCACCTTGGGCACCCCCGACGAGGCCGGGTGGCCGGGCGTCACCTCCATGCCCGACTACAAGCCGTCCTTCCCCAAGTGGGCGCGGCAGGACTTATCCAAAGTGGTGCCTCTTCTCGATGAGGATGGGAGGGAACTGCTTGGG CAAATGTTGAATTATGATCCAAACAAGAGGCTATCTGCCAAAAACGCCCTTGTACATCGATTCTTCCGTGATGTCACCATGCCAGTTCCTCACCTGCGGCTTTAA